The genomic stretch caaagttctaacagacagagttctaacagacagagttctaacagacacagttctaacagacagagttctaacagatagagttctaacagacaaaGTTCTAACAAATAAGGTTCTAACAGatagagttctaacagatagagttctaacagacagagttctaacagacagagttctaacagataaagttctaacagacaaagttctaacagacagagttctaacagataaggttctaacagataaggttctaacagacagagttctaacagataaggttctaacagacaaagttctaacagacagagttctaacagacagagttctaacagacagagttctaacagacagagttctaacagataaggttctaacagacagagttctaacagataaggttctaacagacagagttctaacagatagagttctaacagacagagttctaacagacagagttctaacagataaggttctaacagacagagttctaacagataaggttctaacagacagagttctaacagatagagttctaacagacagagttctaacagacagagttctaacagataaggttctaacagacagagttctaacagacagagttctaacagacagagttctaacagataaggttctaacagacagagttctaacagataaggttctaacagatagagttctaacagacagagttctaacagacaaagttctaacagacagagttctaacagatacggttctaacagacagagttctaacagacagagttctaacagacagagttctaacagacaaagttctaacagacagagttctaacagacaaagttctaacagacagagttctaacagacagagttctaacagataaggttctaacagacaaagttctaacagacagagttctaacagacagagttctaacagatagagttctaacagacagagttctaacagataaagttctaacagacaaagttctaacagacagagttctaacagacagagttctaacagatagagttctaacagacagagttctaacagataaagttctaacagacaaagttctaacagacagagttctaacagacagagttctaacagacacagttctaacagacagagttctaacagatagagttctaacagacaaaGTTCTAACAAATAAGGTTCTAACAGatagagttctaacagatagagttctaacagacagagttctaacagacagagttctaacagataaagttctaacagacaaagttctaacagacagagttctaacagataaggttctaacagataaggttctaacagacagagttctaacagataaggttctaacagacaaagttctaacagacagagttctaacagacagagttctaacagacagagttctaacagacagagttctaacagacagagttagGGTTCTATAGtagtctcacctgtctgtctctctgccagGTGATTGGCTGCCGGCTCCGTCTCCATATCGACGGCTTCTCAGAGTGCTATGACTTCTGGGTGAACGCTGACTCAGCAGACATCCATCCGATTGGCTGGTGTCATGACAACAACCACAAGCTCCACCCACCCAAAGGTAGCCCCGCCCCTCACTGGtaacctgtctcactctctcaggTGAGCtcaccacctgtctgtctctctgcaggttaCAGTGAGACAGAGTTTGATTGGCAGCTCTACCTTCAGTCCACCGGCTCTCATCCTGCCCCCCCGACGCTGTTCACCTGTCGCACTGCCGTCagtacacctgtctgtctgtctatgacctgtctctctctgacctgtctgtctctgacctgtctgtctctgacctgtctgtctctctgacctgtctgtctctgacctgtctgtctctgacctgtctgtctctctgacctgtctgtctctgacctgtctgtctctctgacctgtctgtctgtctctgacctgtctgtctctgacctgtctgtctctgacctgtctgtctctgacctgtctgtctgtctctgacctgtctgtctctctgacctgtctgtctctgacctgtctgtctctgacctgtctgtctgtctctgacctgtctgtctgtctctgacctgtctgtctgtctctgacctgtctgtctctgacctgtctgtctctcaggacTGTGGGTTCAGGGTGGGGATGAAGCTTGAAGCCGTCGACAGGAAGAACCCGGGACTCGTCTGCGTCGCCTCCGTCACTGATGTCATCGACGACCGCTTCCTGGTTCACTTCGACAACTGGGACGACACCTACGACTActggtgagacagacaggtggcagacagacaggtggcagacagacaggtggcagacagacaggttgcagacagacaggttgcagacagacaggttgcagacagacaggtggcagacagacaggttgcagacagacaggtggcagacagacaggttgcagacagacaggttgcAGACAGACACTACTAGCAGCAGCTGTACAA from Scomber scombrus unplaced genomic scaffold, fScoSco1.1 SCAFFOLD_59, whole genome shotgun sequence encodes the following:
- the LOC133977263 gene encoding lethal(3)malignant brain tumor-like protein 1; translation: MKNRVSNTQVSVRRRSWSWQNYLNLQRAEAAPLSLFTQSQCVPSKRTGFKVGMKLEGVDPLHPSMFCVLNVAEVIGCRLRLHIDGFSECYDFWVNADSADIHPIGWCHDNNHKLHPPKGYSETEFDWQLYLQSTGSHPAPPTLFTCRTADCGFRVGMKLEAVDRKNPGLVCVASVTDVIDDRFLVHFDNWDDTYDYWCDSSSPYIHPVGWCEEQTRPLTAP